AGAAGACGTCCTCGTCTTCCTCGTCGGTGTCGATGAAGCCGTAGCCGCCCGTGTCGTTGAAGAAATCGACTTTGCCTTTCGCCATCGTTAGAGACGCTCCAGGTTGGTCGCTCGCGGACCCTTGTCGGCCTGCTCGATGTCGAACTCGACTTCCTGACCCTCTTCGAGGTCCGGGCCGCCGACGTCTTCCATGTGGAAGAAGACGTCCTCGTCCGCGTCCTCAGTGTCAATAAAGCCGTAGCCGCCAGTGTCGTTGAAGAAGTCGACCTTACCTTTCGCCATCGTTAGAGTCGCTCCACGTTGTTGGCTCGCGGACCCTTGTCCGCCTGCTCGATGTCGAATTCGAGCTCCTGTCCTTCCTCGAGGTCCGGGCCGCCGATGTCTTCCATGTGGAAGAAGACGTCCTCGTCCGCGTCCTCAGTATCGATGAAACCGTAACCGCCAGTGTCGTTGAAGAAATCAACCGTTCCTTTCGCCATTGCAACCAAAGAGAGTCCGGGCCGACGGATAACAGTGTCGGTACAGTGGCCACCGTCGAAACCGCTTAATCGCCCGACTACGGTCGTGTGGGGCGTGATATTACGTGTCAGCCCCCCGCCTAGCTGGGCTCGAAGCCACACCGCTCTTGTGCATCGGCGGTGACCGTAGGGGTATGTTGCGCCGACTGCGCGAGAACGGCCCCGTCGTGCTCGTCCCGCTGGCCTGGACGTTCGCGACCGCAGCCCACCTGGACCTGCTTGCGCTACGGACCGTCCTCATCGCCCACCTGGTGATGGACGCCATCATCGCGGTCTTCACCGTCCTCTCCTGGCGGGAGATGTCGGAGGGTGTCCTGCTGGTGTGGCGGCGCGTCCTGGTGGTCGGACTCGGTGTCACGCTCGTCGGGACGGTCGCGTTGCTGGCCGACCCGCCCGTTGAGCCGCTGCTATCGGCCACTGTCGTCGGGTGGATGCTCGTCCCCGCGGCCGGGCTCGTCGCGACCGGTCAGCGCATCGACCGCCATCCGCGAGCCTACACGCTCGGCGGCGCGCTGAGTGCCGTCGGGGCTGTCAGCTACGTCGGCGGGGTCTTCGGGGCCGTCTCCGCGCTCGCCCTCGCGGGGCTGACCATGGCTAACGTCGGTCAGACCGCCGGAATCGTCGCCGCCGTCTACGACTACTAGCCGTACGGTTCAGAACGAGGCCAGACCCTGCTTGAACTTCCGGATGATGTCTTTCTGCTGGAGGTAGCTCGCGGCCGCGAGCATCGTCGGCGCCCAGAGCCCGACGAAGATGCCGGTCTGTTTCTCGCCTCTGATGTAGAAGTTGTACCAGGCAAACAGCACCGAGGCAACCGCGGCGACCGCGATGGGGTCCCCGGCCGACATCGGTGTCCGCTCGGCCACCTCGTCGACCTTCTCCTTCGCGTTCGAGTCGTCTTGTTGTAACATTGACATTGCGTTCGCACAAGGTGGGGCGGTCGCCTCGCCGTGGTGCTTGCACGTGCAGGTGGGTTATAGTACGCCCGACCCCCGGGCTCGCTCGGATTGCTGTCCCCTGTGGCGATACGGCGACCACGACCCGACCAGGTCTGCCCCGGGTCCGACGACAGTGCGCTCGCCTGCCACCCCATGCCGGTTCGACGGTAACGGCGAGTTTCGAGGAGAAACCACCCCCATCTAGCCGTTCCAACCCGTTACTAACGGCCGCGAGCGGGCGACGACGGGCCCGTCGCCGATACGGTCGCCTTTCTCTCAGTCGCGTGTCGGTAACAAAGTCGGCGCTCGTACGAACTCGGTTCGATGATGGACGATACGACACGCAGACGGGTTATCCAGGCTGGGGGAATCATCGGTATCACAGGCGTCGTCGGCGGCGTCGTCGCCGGGCAGGAGTCCCCGACGCCGACCGAGGGTGAGACGGCGCTGCGGGTCACCCACGCGTCGCCGGACGCGCCGGCCGTGAACGTCAACCTCGACGACCAGACCGTCGTCGAGAATCTCGACTTCGGCAACGTCACCGACTACCAGACGGTAGAGCCAGGGACCTACCAGCTCCAGATCGTCTCGGCCGAGGACGGCGGCGGATTCCTCGGTGGGGTACTGGGGGACCTCTTCGGCTCGAACGAGCAGGGTGAGACGGTGCTGTACGAACAGGAGGTGACCGTCGAGGAGGGGGCGACCTACACCGCCGTCGCCTACGGCGAAGCCGGACAGGGGGCCGCCGAGACCCCGACTGCCGGCACCCCGACGCCCAACGAGACTGTGACACCCGACGGGGGCACGACGCCGACCGAGACTGCAACACCTGGTGGCGGCGCGACGCCGACGGAGACCCCGACGGTCGAACCGCTCCAGGCTGGCGGCGGCCAGGCCGGCCCGCTCGTTCAGGACCTCGCCTTCGGGGAGAGCGCCAGCGCGACCGTCCCGGCTGGCGACTACCGGCTCATGGTCCGGCCGGCCGACGACGGGGACGTGACCCCGACGCCCGGCGAGGAGACGACACCGACGCCGGACGGCGCGACCACCCCTACTGGAGGGGGCACGCCCGAATCGGGGACCGAATTCCAGGTCGCAATCCTCGAAGACGACCTCTCCAGCCCGCCCGAAGGGGAGTCGCGCGCCCGCGTCTTCCACGCGGTGCCGGACGTCGGGCCGGTGACCGTCATCGCCACGCCACAGGGCGGTCAGGGTCAAGGGCAGGGCGGCGGACAAGGTCAGGGCGGCGGCCAGGGACAAGGACAGGGCGGCGGTCAGGGACAAGGACAGGGCGGCGGTCAGGGACAAGGACAGGGCGGCCCGGGACAAGGTCAGGGCGGCGGCCAGGGACAAGGACAGGGCGGCGGCCAGGGACAAGGACAGGGCCAGGGCCCACCGCTCAGTGCGAACGTCACGCTCGAAGCGAGTACCGTCTACAGCGGCTTCGCGGTCGGCTACGCGGACCCGGAAGCTGCAGCCGAGGAAACCCCGACGGACGGAACGCCTGCGGGAACACCGACGGACGGAACACCTGCCGGAACGCCGACGGACGGCGCC
This sequence is a window from Haloarcula salinisoli. Protein-coding genes within it:
- a CDS encoding cold-shock protein, which produces MAKGKVDFFNDTGGYGFIDTEDADEDVFFHMEDVGGPDLEEGQEVEFDIEQADKGPRATNLERL
- a CDS encoding cold-shock protein; translation: MAKGTVDFFNDTGGYGFIDTEDADEDVFFHMEDIGGPDLEEGQELEFDIEQADKGPRANNVERL
- a CDS encoding DUF4397 domain-containing protein, translating into MDDTTRRRVIQAGGIIGITGVVGGVVAGQESPTPTEGETALRVTHASPDAPAVNVNLDDQTVVENLDFGNVTDYQTVEPGTYQLQIVSAEDGGGFLGGVLGDLFGSNEQGETVLYEQEVTVEEGATYTAVAYGEAGQGAAETPTAGTPTPNETVTPDGGTTPTETATPGGGATPTETPTVEPLQAGGGQAGPLVQDLAFGESASATVPAGDYRLMVRPADDGDVTPTPGEETTPTPDGATTPTGGGTPESGTEFQVAILEDDLSSPPEGESRARVFHAVPDVGPVTVIATPQGGQGQGQGGGQGQGGGQGQGQGGGQGQGQGGGQGQGQGGPGQGQGGGQGQGQGGGQGQGQGQGPPLSANVTLEASTVYSGFAVGYADPEAAAEETPTDGTPAGTPTDGTPAGTPTDGAPTGELPGFELLVAETATDGERVDGGGT